A segment of the Sylvia atricapilla isolate bSylAtr1 chromosome 25, bSylAtr1.pri, whole genome shotgun sequence genome:
ttattatttttattatttcttttcctcttcatccCACTTCAATAAAGCTCGGAGCCGCACCTCTACGGCTccccccaccctgggcacctcAGAGGGTTTTTGGGGATGATGGGATGCAGGGGTTTGTCTCTCCAGCAAGCTCTGCCTGGCTCTCCTTCTGGACTGATGGACTCTGGTCCCAAATTTAGCCAGCGATGCTGGGAGGCTGAATCCCACTGGGAACAATCATCAGCTCGACATACCACCCACTCACCCTCCCCCACTTATTCCTGGCCAGGGGAGAGGGCGTGGATAGAGGAATTGTTCATGCATCCACAGTCCCAATCCCGACGCtgaatttgctgttttctcacCCAAACTATTCCAGGAGTGGTTTGACGCCCCCATTTTGAgtggggagaggctgggtgGGCGGCAGCATTGCAGGCTGGTTCATCCAAGTGGCTGATTTGATGGGAATTACCCGCCCCAACACAATTTTGAGATGGAGAAGTCTCGGGAGCAGAAGGGACAGGGCAGAATTCATGTTTCCCCACCTTCCAGTTCGCGGGAAGGGGCGTTGCCCTCCCCTTCTTTCCCCATCGCAGAGTCACCGAGACAACACAGGTCTGTGGGCACAAGACGTGGTTTAATGCCAACCCTGGGGGGAAGACAGGGGGTGAATCCAGGGGTGGGCGTGAAGGGAGACAGCGGTGCACGGCCCTCGGGGGACCCCCGCCGGGGGACCCTACCGCGGATGCTTGTGGCCGctggcacccagagctgggggagtAGGCACCCACAAAGGGCCCAGTGTGTGGCACAAGGGCCGCCCTGTTCTGCTGGCACCGGATCACCCCAGGACGGCCGGGAAGAGCCCGATCCAGCGCCGGCTGGGGTAGCCTCCCAGCGCCAGGGGGGTCCCAGGggtccccagcctggccctgctggccagCGGCAGGTGCGGAGGTCCCCACGGGAGCTTATGCTCCGGGAtagctgggctgtgccgggacATAGGGTGGTGCTGCTGCGGGGGGAGCAGATAAGGTGTGACCAGGCCACTGGGTGCCCTGGGGAATAGGGAGGGTCCCTGTTCCCCCCCGGTGCTCACCTGTGGGGTTGTAGACAGGGGGGCCAGAGGGGTACATGGGGTACTGGGCAGCCGGGCCGGGTGGGGGATACATGGCCATAGGGGtgaagccaggctggggaggcaTAGGGCCGGCTTTGGGGTCCATGGGAAAGGGAGCTGGGGGAACTGCGGGGGGGTAGCTGGACAGGGGGATTTCCGGGCCTGTGGGAGAGATCAGGGAGGTCTGCAGCACCCCGGCACAGGGACAAGGATGGTGCCTAAGGGTGGCAGTGGCCCTCGGGTTGTTATCCACAGCCATTACCCCAGTGCCCAATTTTCCCCCAACATCCCTTCAGGTCCCAGCACCTcacccccccccgcccccaacAACCCCTCCACCCTGTACCTCAGGACCTCTCCTGCTCCCCCATCCCTGTTCCCTACCCTGCCTCCTATACCTCCGTCCCTGCGGTCCACCCCCCTTACCCTCCCAATCCCCCCTCTGGATTCCAACAGCCCTCCTTGGTGCCTCCCCCACCACCCCCACATGTACAGGACTCTTCTGCTCCCTCTTATCCCTTCAGCTTCTATCTTGCACCCCAACACCCCTGCACATGTCCAGCCCCACCCAGACCCCTCCACCCTGTACTTACAGGATCCTGcaaatccccatccctgcaattTCGTCCCTTCCACCCCCAGGCCTCCCAGCCTTCCTTGAGGCCCCCTGAAAATCCCACCATCCTGTACCTCAGGaaccctcctgcagccccccatccctgctgcccaaCCCCCACACTCCAATTCCCCCCTGCATTCTTCCAGGCCCCCCCTCCTTACCtcttcccaaacccctccacTCTCTACCTACAGGACCCTCTTGCACCTCCCATCCCTACAGCCCACACACATACTCCCTCCCAATTCCCACACATCTCCATCCAGGCTCCCCCAGTCTCCCACCTTGTACCTACAGCACCATCATGGACCAAGCCTCCTCCTGCAACCCGCATTCATGTGTCCCCCATTCCTGCACCCTCCCATTCCCCCAGGTCCTCTTAACGCTGCGTCTTCTTACCTGCAGGACCCTCTTGATACACTCCTCCTgcacatccccatccctgcatcccccaTCCCTACAGCCCTCCACCAGACCCCCATTCCCCCTGAAATCTACTAGGCCCCCTCAACACCACTCCACCCCCTTTTCCTACAGGAGTCCCCAGTGCCCCCTCCTCCTGCACCCCCATTCCTGCCCCCCAGCTCCGCACCTTGCAGGGGGGTGCGGGGGTGCTGCCGGCGCTGGTACAAGTAGCAGCAGGAGCACATGAAGCAGCAGACGATGGTGGTGACGATGGCGATGAAAAGTACCACGGCTGAGGCAATGCCCGCGATGGTCTTGGGGCTGTGGGACCCCCAGGCATGGGGAGCAGGGCCTGGGGGGCCCCCGGGGCACACACCCCCAACCAGCACCCACTGATACtgcccagtgcccagcagcCAGTGACACTGTCCAGTACCACtgcccagcacccagcagcatTGCCCAGTGCCCAGAACCAATGTCCAGTGACACTGTCCAGCACTGCTATCAGCACCCAGTACCAGTGACCACTGCCCAGCACCCAGTAGCATTGCCCACCCAATAGCAGTGCCCAGTACCAATGCCTACTGCCCAGTGACCAGCAGCTAGTAGCAGTaaccagtgcccagcactgcccaacACCAGTGCAAGTATTCAGTACAAGAATCCCAGCACCCAGTGCCAACACCCAGTACCAGTGACCAATCTGCAGCATGCATTCCACAATGCACAGTGCCTAGTATCACTGTACAGGATCCAGTGCCCAATACCAGTGTCCAGCACCCAATACCAGAACCCAGTACCAATGTCAAGAGCCCAACACCCAGTACCAGTGCACAGCACTCAGTAGCAATGCCCAGCACCCACTGCAAAACACCAATGCCCAGTACcagtgcccagagcccagcaaCCCAGTACCAGTATCCAACACCCAGCACCACTGCCTGGTGCCCGTACTCAGCGCTCAATGCCCAGCACCCAGCACTCAATGCCCAGCACCCAGTATTAGTGTCCAGGACCCAGAGCCAACAAACTGGCACCCCAGTACCACTCGCCAGTGCTCAGAATCAGTGCACAGCACCTCCATTTAGCATCCAGTAATAGTTCCCAGTGCCCAACACCCTGTGCCTCTGCCAAGTACCAGTGCAGAACACTCACCGTCCAGCACCCAGTGCCACTGCTCAGTACCAATGTCCAACCCCCAGCACCCAGCATTCAGGAGCAATACCACGAGTGCATGAGTGCCCAGTAGCAGTGCTCAACATCACTGCTGAATGCCCAGAACTCAATGCCAAGCACCCAATACCAGTGTCCAGCACTCAACACTAGTGCACAGCACCCAGCATCCAGCACCCGATACTCACTCACTACAAGGCCCAGATACCACTACCCAGCACCCAATATCAGTGCCCAGCACCACTGCACCACTGCCCAGTGCATAGCACACAATGACCAGCATCCAGTACAACTGCCCATCACCAGCACCCAGTCCCAGCACCCAGGCCACCCAGGGGACCCTCCAGCCCCAtcagccctggctgtggcacCTGAAGGCAAGGCAGTGGCGCTGCTGGCGCTCGGTGAGCAGGCGCAGAGGGTCTCGGCAGCAGTACCGCTGGTAGCACGTGCCGCAGCAGAAGGTGAGGAACTCGCAGTCGAAGCCGGGATGCCATGACCCATTTCTGTCCACGTACCACAGGCAGTCTTCACCCCCAGCCACTGTGGACAGCCATCCATCATCATGGCCTTGGAGTACCTGGCCATCATGACCCTCAGGCACATCAGCAGCACCCCATACCCTTTATCCCCCACATGAGCACAGCCCATACCCCACTGTGTCCTATTCCCTTGTACCCCAGTCCATTCTGCCCCATGGACCCCCAAAGTGTGCCCCTATATACCCTCAAATaccctgctccttcctgtccccctgtccctcaTACCCAGCCTTACACCCTCCACAACCTGCTCCATTCTGCCCCTGTGTACCCCCATATCTTGCTCCATCCTGCCTCATTTCCTTCCCAACCCTGCCCCTAGGTACCCCCACACCCTGCTCCATTCAGTCCTACATCCTTGCACacctccctccatcccactcAGCTCTCCGACCCCTCCAGATGCCCCCAGCTTCCTCCTCTTCAGCAAGTTCCAGTGGCAATTCCCGCTCTATTTCTGTCCCGAGCCACCTGTCTTCCCAGAAATAGTCGCTGGCTGAGACCCGGGGATGGTCGGAGGCGCCGGGGCAGTGGGTGGGGAGTCACGGAAATGGGCTTTGCGGGAGTCTCACATGGCATTATTCACACACCCCAAAATGGGACTATGGCAGCTCAGGGACaagggggaaactgaggcacagttTATTGGAGGGTTCGTGCATGGGAAGCCCCCAAAAATACCCCGAGGCTGAGCATCCCAGCTCAGTTAGCCATTGGCTCCATACCTGCTGTTCCCGGGGATCAGAGGCTACCGGGGACACCCCGAAAGCGGCAAATGGGAGGCGGGTTTGGGGGCGCGGGGGTGGGGCGGGGGTGGTAGACACAGTGCCCAGGGGGGACACTTTGTTGCAAGCAACCCCTGGTCAGGGGCCGCGTGTCGCACTACTTATAGTCACGGCTGGTGGCACCAAGTCTCACCCAGCAGGATCCCCGCGTCACGGATGGTGGCACCGTATCCAGCCGCAGGGTGACACCGGATTCCCCGGCCCTCCCCGGTCCCCGTATATCTCTTACCCATCGAGGTGGCCACCGCCACCAGCAGGGTCCCAGCCAGGGGCCAGCCGCTCCTGGGGCCGCCGGGCCTCatcccggggccgggcccggtGTCCCCCGCTCAGCGCTGCCCGGGACAAGGGCGGCGGTTGCGCGGCGGCACCGGGACCGGGGCTGATCCTGGTGCtgcccggtgccggtgccgcgGGGCCGCTCCCTCTCCGCCAATGTCTCCCTGTGCCCGTGTGGGGCCGGCGCAGGCCCGCAGTGACGCCGCAGCCCGGCGGCGCTCGGTTGCTGCCCGGTGTCCCCCCACTCTCCCGCCCCCCCCCGGCGCCGCCTCACACCGCAGCCACCGGCCTCCGCCCGCCTCCACCGGGAGGAGCAGCGCCGCCGGCCGCGGGCACTGGCAGGGGCGGGCGGAGAGGCCGGGAGCGGAGTGGCTTCTCTCGCACTGCCCCCCACCACCGTACCTCCCCGGCAACCCTTATTTCGCCTCTTCCTGCACCCCATCCTTTCGCTCTTCCTCGCACCACTCCCTTGCACCTCCCCTGCACCCCATCCCCTACATCTAAtcctttccccatcccctgtTCCCCATGATTTTCCCTACCAGTACCCCTACTCCcacctcatcccacccctgcacTCCCTATTTGCCTGCCCTGTACTCCATCACTTTGGTCGACAGCACCTTTTCTCCAACTCCATCCTTTCCCTGAACACCTtatttccctcctcctgcacccCATCTGTTCATCCATCCTTGCACCCTTCCCTTGCACCCTTCCTGCCGTCGACTGCACCCCAACCCTCCACCCCTCATCTCCATTCCATCCTTCCCTCTACGCCTCCCCCCTTCCCAGCCTGGGTCACTGAGTGCCAGGGGTGCACAGCTGGATCTGGGGCACCCTCTTGGAACTGAGATCACCCCATTACTGCCCCAAGAATagccaaaccccaaatccatgGATCCCATCCTGGCAATGCCAACTGAACCCAGGGACGGGGGATCTCAGAGAGGACATGGAGGTGATACATCATGAGAGTGACGTATCCTAAAAGCCACCTTTATTAGAGACCAGGACTTCAAATTCAGGGTTGTGGTGACACCAAGGTCACCATAAGCACTGGGATCGCAGTGTCCCTATCAGCATTGCAGTGACAGTGAGGGAACACAGGGCAGGGCCAGTCCCCACCACCCCGCTGTGGCTCCCTCTTCTGCCCCCCATGCCGGGGTGGGGAGACATGAGACATCCCCATCCCcgctgtccctgggccagccAGGATGTGCCCCCACCCCTGGGTGGAGGTGTGGGCACTCACACTTGTGTGACAATCTCGCTGTTCTCGGGCATATAGACCTGCACGGGCACGCCAGCTTCTGAGCGTCGCAGCACCTGCACCGCGGGACCCTGGGGGGACAAATACCCTGTGGGTGTTGGTACCTCACCTTATTCAGGGGCATCACTGGGGGCACATCCTGGCTCCGGGACTGTGTTGGGGGAGTTGTCGCAGCATGGCAACAGGTCTCCACTTGCCCAGCatgtgtcccagctgtgccatgggTGCATTTGTCCCAGCAAGACTCCAAGGTGGAGAGGGGTAGCTGGCCACTGAAAGGTCTGCAGGGATCTTTCCCCGCTTGAGGgcaccccagtgctgccccagggaCCCACATGAGTCCTGCTTGTGGGAACCTGGGTGTGACAGAATGGACCCACATGGATCCTGCCCTAAAGACCTCCTTGAAGTCCTGGTTCTTCCCATGACACTCTTGTGGGACCCCAGTCTTGACCCAGGGACCCACACGGGACTCCAAACCTGCCCATGGGACCCTCAGCAGGTCCTCATCCTGCCCcaaaggaccttaaagacctTACTTCTGTTCCCAAGAACAGAAGACCCTGGTTCCAGCCACTGGGCCTCCTCAGGAACTCAGTCCTCCCCCAGGGACCCCTCTGGGACCTGAATTCTTCCCCTGTGATTCCCTCAGGACCCTAATCTTCTCATGGAGACACACTGAGGACCCTGGTCCTACCCGAGGGACCATCAGGGACCCTCCAGACTCAACCAACAGGACCTTGGACCTGCTCAGAGGACCCTCAGAGCATCCTGATCCTACCCCAAAGGATCTTAGAAGACACCTCCTCAGGACCCTCCTGAGACCATGGTCCTGCCCCAGGGTCCCTTCTGGGAACTCAGTCATATCCCAACGACCCTCATAGGACCCCTTGGACCCCGTCAGGACTTCACTCCTGCTCTAGAAATCCTCATGGGACCCCACCAGAACCACATGTCCCTACATTACCTCAGCATGACAATTCATGTCACCTGCGGGACAGCACCCAGGGGCTCCCCTTTCTCCCACAACCACTCCCAGCTAGACCCCATGTCCTACCTgaaccagtgacaggactccATGAGCAATGGGCATGTCCCTGGTGGCCCCACCATGAGGTCTTGGGAAAGCCCCTTGCCGGTcgagggagcggggccggccACCCCTCAGCCGGGCACGTTGGTGCCATGACTTGAGCTCCTCAGTGACAGCAGCTTTGGAGAGCCCCCGAGCCCCAGCAGGTGCATAGTCTTTGAGTGAGGGTGTGCGCACAATGCGGCTACGTGAGGGCACCAGGCGCTGGTACCGCAGTGGGGCCAGATCCTGCTCATACATGAAAGTCAGGGGGCCAGCaggtggcaggagctggagggcACCCCGAGGGTAGTAACCAGGCTCGGCAAGGGACAGGGGAACTGCAAAAGACacatcagtgctgctgctgcccggtGAGGTGGtgtgggagatgctggagaggTCAGAGATGCTGTCATCGGAGCCAGAGCAGCACGCTGGGCCGGGACTCAGGATGCAGGAGGTGGGCACTGTGACTGTGTAGTAGGTGGGGCACCGGCGGGGTGTGGTTCTGCGGCCCCGTGGCTCAGCTGGCTGCCAGCATGGGTCCACCCTGCAAGCAAGacactgtggctgcaggaggaccCTTCCCCTCACCCCAAAGCCAGGGCAATCCCTCAGAAAAGTGCGCTCACGGGTGTGGGGTGCAGCCACACCACGAAGAGAGATCTAGCCTCCTCCCATGGGATTAACTCCAGCTTCCCTGTGGGTCAGTCTCCAGCCTCCTCCCAAGGGATCAGTTCATCCTCCCCATGGGGCTAACCTCCATCATCTCCATAGGGTTACTTTCATCCTCTCCATGGGATTATCTCCAACCTCCTCCCAATGGATTTCTGTCCATCCTCCCCACAGGATTTTCTCCTACATCCCCACAGGATTACCTTTGTCCTGTCTCTGGAATTATCTCCATCCTCCCCATAATATTGTCTCCATCCTCCCAATGACTGAGCTCCATCATCTCCATAGGATTGGTTCCATCCCCTCCCCATGGGATTATGTCTGTCCTCCCCATAAGATTTTCTCCATCCTCCCTACAGTATTAGGTCCACACTTTCCTTAGTGTCCTCTCCATTATCTTCTCCATGGGATTATTTACATCCTCCTCCCCATGGCTTTAGCTCCATCATCTCCATGAGGTTCTCTTCATCCTTTCCCACAGGATTACTCCCATCCTCTTTCCCACAGTGTTAGCTCCATCTCACTGCCAGTGGTACTATCTCCATCCTTCCTGTGGGATTATTTCCAACATCCTCCCCATGAGCTGAGCTCCATCATCTTCATAGAGTTATTCCCATCCTCCTTCCCATGGATTGTGCTCCATCCTCTACATGGGATTATGTCCATCCCCTTCTCCATGAGGTTATCTCCATCCTCCCTTGCAGAAGCCCTCATCTATCTTCCCTGTACTCAGGGCATACCTCAGAGACTGGGTCTGTCCCTGCCATCCTGATGGCTCTGGGGTCCTGGGAGTACTGGAATCTGCTGGCTGGCACAGCACCAGGGTCCGGACGGGGACAAACCGGTAGGGAGGGTCCCCTGTCCTGGACACTGGGGAGCCTGcggagccagggctgctggaggccaaggagctggcaggggcagccaTCAAGGACCCAATACAGCATTGGGAGCTCTGGTTTTCCCCATCCTCAGGGTCAGTGCTAGGATTTTTGGCCCTCTCATAGGGTCTGTCCGGGCTGGTCTTCTGCCAGGGATTGAGGGGTGGCATCAGAAGCCTAGAGTCCAACTCCTCCTCCTTGGTGGGGTCCTTGGGAGATGGGGACCTCTGTGGGGTGGCAGGTCCTGGTGgctctgtgtcctctgcagGAGAGACAGAGGGTTGGGATGGAGGGAACAGGTAGATGGTTGACATGGAGGAGGGATGTGGGGGGTTGGGATAGAAGAGACACACAGGGGAATGGCatggaggggacacacagcagaggaactgggaaggaggggacacagagagagTAGGGATAGAGGGGGCATAGGAAGGATTGGAATGGAGGGAACATACCAGGGGTCCTCCCTAGTCCCCACGGCCCCCTCACCCTCCTCCAGCAGGCTGGTGTCAGACATGGAGCTCTCATCAGAGGCATTAAGCTCTGTGGGGCAGGGCCCTGTGAGAacagagccagggctgcctctAGGTGCCAAAGCACTCCCACAGCCCCACCACCACCTAGCATGTCCCTGCGGGCCTCCACTCCCCTCTCCCGCGCCACCTGCCCCAACACGCTCTGGGACGGCAGTGGTACCGGCCAGGCCGGCTCTACCGAGCTATGTGCAGTTCCCAGCCTGCCTGGGATGGGCAGGTTGGGGGCACCAATAGGGAAGGAGACGCCACCACCATGGCCCTGGTCCCTGGAggggagagggatggagaaaaTGGGGACCCCCTTGGATGGTCACCACTGGGATGGGGACATGGCAGCTGGACCACATCCTGTCCCACTTGGGGTGCAGGTACTGAGGATGTGTGATTTGGTATAGTTATGGGGTGTAAGCAGCAAGGGTGAAGTATTGGGGTACATTCAGGAGGGTGCAATCAATGGAGGTGAAGTACTGGGGTGGATTCAATGGGGTACCACTGGGGATGGTTCATTGAGGTGCATTCAGAGGCTACATATACCAGGAATGGTTTATTGGGGTGCATGCACTGGGGATGAAGTTTTGGAGCGTGTTCAAGGGAGTAGATATGCAATGGATGGTGTGTTGGGGTGGATGCACTGGGGACAAAGTTTTGGGGTGCACTCACAAGGGTACAGCCACCAGAGATGAAGTATTGGGGTACCTTGAACAGGGTGCCTTAACAGTGAGAGCATATCAAGGTGCATGTACCAGGGATGGCCTTCCAGGAGGCATCCAAGAGGTATattcagcagggacag
Coding sequences within it:
- the SHISA4 gene encoding protein shisa-4, encoding MRPGGPRSGWPLAGTLLVAVATSMVAGGEDCLWYVDRNGSWHPGFDCEFLTFCCGTCYQRYCCRDPLRLLTERQQRHCLAFSPKTIAGIASAVVLFIAIVTTIVCCFMCSCCYLYQRRQHPRTPLQGPEIPLSSYPPAVPPAPFPMDPKAGPMPPQPGFTPMAMYPPPGPAAQYPMYPSGPPVYNPTAAPPYVPAQPSYPGA
- the INAVA gene encoding LOW QUALITY PROTEIN: innate immunity activator protein (The sequence of the model RefSeq protein was modified relative to this genomic sequence to represent the inferred CDS: inserted 1 base in 1 codon; deleted 2 bases in 1 codon) — its product is MSDFGGAGWGTPMGAARLGAWGRAVSPLLPAGSRRAVGEASDMNSGIMLHSGRERSTSVYGGTLGTHELXWRELWGNEGVEEWRLPLRPDSPVSPPKEQVQAGRRQQQALKAQLDGCIQELRQLCLREAELTGTLPHEYPLKAGEKPPRVHRRIGAAFKLDEIIILHGVDPLEQERALQLQITEASRWLCHEENIGRQVRKRRQTAALREEQKLRDLEQVLSQRRLLAGQRDTSTAKEDTEPPGPATPQRSPSPKDPTKEEELDSRLLMPPLNPWQKTSPDRPYERAKNPSTDPEDGENQSSQCCIGSLMAAPASSLASSSPGSAGSPVSRTGDPPYRFVPVRTLVLCQPADSSTPRTPEPSGWQGQTQSLRVDPCWQPAEPRGRRTTPRRCPTYYTVTVPTSCILSPGPACCSGSDDSISDLSSISHTTSPGSSSTDVSFAVPLSLAEPGYYPRGALQLLPPAGPLTFMYEQDLAPLRYQRLVPSRSRIVRTPSLKDYAPAGARGLSKAAVTEELKSWHQRARLRGGRPRSLDRQGAFPRPHGGATRDMPIAHGVLSLVQGPAVQVLRRSEAGVPVQVYMPENSEIVTQV